A window of Meleagris gallopavo isolate NT-WF06-2002-E0010 breed Aviagen turkey brand Nicholas breeding stock unplaced genomic scaffold, Turkey_5.1 ChrUn_random_7180001954503, whole genome shotgun sequence genomic DNA:
CATCTTGGAGTCCCACATCCTGCAGCCCATTTGTTCTGCAGCCCCACATCACTGAGTTCCATACCCTACAGCCCCACATCTTGGGAGTCCCACATCCTGCAGCCCATTTGTtctgcagccccacatctcTGGGGTTCCCACCCCGCAGCCCCACATCACTGAGTTCCATACCCTACAGCCCCACATCTTGGAGTCCCacaccctgcagccccacatctcCAGGTTTcccaccctgcagccccacatctcTGGGTTCTACACCTTGGAGCTCCGTATCTCTGAGTTCCacaccctgcagccccacatctcCATTGGGGTGAAGGCACACTGAGCCCTGGCGCGTGTTCAGCTgacatttattatttacttcCCTCGAGCTCTTTGTTTCGTACCCAAACCCACACGTTCCCACagctgtatatatatatatatctatatatttatatatgtataggCACATacagcctcctgctgctttcccaaCCCAACGCTTCTGCTCCATGCGCCGGGGGGGcgggaaggaaaagaaaaaccaggGGGANNNNNNNNNNNNNNNNNNNNNNNNNNNNNNNNNNNNNNNNNNNNNNNNNNNNNNNNNNNNNNNNNNNNNNNNNNNNNNNNNNNNNNNNNNNNNNNNNNNNNNNNNNNNNNNNNNNNNNNNNNNNNNNNNNNNNNNNNNNNNNNNNNNNNNNNNNNNNNNNNNNNNNNNNNNNNNNNNNNNNNNNNNNNNNNNNNNNNNNNNNNNNNNNNNNNNNNNNNNNNNNNNNNNNNNNNNNNNNNNNNNNNNNNNNNNNNNNNNNNNNNNNNNNNNNNNNNNNNNNNNNNNNNNNNNNNNNNNNNNNNNNNNNNNNNNNNNNNNNNNNNNNNNNNNNNNNNNNNNNNNNNNNNNNNNNNNNNNNNNNNNNNNNNNNNNNNNNNNNNNNNNNNNNNNNNNNNNNNNNNNNNNNNNNNNNNNNNNNNNNNNNNNNNNNNNNNNNNNNNNNNNNNNNNNNNNNNNNNNNNNNNNNNNNNNNNNNNNNNNNNNNNNNNNNNNNNNNNNNNNNNNNNNNNNNNNNNNNNNNNNNNNNNNNNNNNNNNNNNNNNNNNNNNNNNNNNNNNNNNNNNNNNNNNNNNNNNNNNNNNNNNNNNNNNNNNNNNNNNNNNNNNNNNNNNNNNNNNNNNNNNNNNNNNNNNNNNNNNNNNNNNNNNNNNNNNNNNNNNNNNNNNNNNNNNNNNNNNNNNNNNNNNNNNNNNNNNNNNNNNNNNNNNNNNNNNNNNNNNNNNNNNNNNNNNNNNNNNNNNNNNNNNNNNNNNNNNNNNNNNNNNNNNNNNNNNNNNNNNNNNNNNNNNNNNNNNNNNNNNNNNNNNNNNNNNNNNNNNNNNNNNNNNNNNNNNNNNNNNNNNNNNNNNNNNNNNNNNNNNNNNNNNNNNNNNNNNNNNNNNNNNNNNNNNNNNNNNNNNNNNNNNNNNNNNNNNNNNNNNNNNNNNNNNNNNNNNNNNNNNNNNNNNNNNNNNNNNNNNNNNNNNNNNNNNNNNNNNNNNNNNNNNNNNNNNNNNNNNNNNNNNNNNNNNNNNNNNNNNNNNNNNNNNNNNNNNNNNNNNNNNNNNNNNNNNNNNNNNNNNNNNNNNNNNNNNNNNNNNNNNNNNNNNNNNNNNNNNNNNNNNNNNNNNNNNNNNNNNNNNNNNNNNNNNNNNNNNNNNNNNNNNNNNNNNNNNNNNNNNNNNNNNNNNNNNNNNNNNNNNNNNNNNNNNNNNNNNNNNNNNNNNNNNNNNNNNNNNNNNNNNNNNNNNNNNNNNNNNNNNNCCATCTCCAGTCTCACTGGCCAGGAGCATCTCCTCCTTCAGCACACCCTCCTTGTGAGCCGTGTACTCACACCTCACACTGTAGCCTGGATACGaggaaataaaaccacagagatgtggcacgGGGGGAGGTGGTCAGCGGGCacagtgggggggggggggaatgtCAGAGGTGTTCTCCAGCCCCAACGTCTGCTGGGGTCACCCCGCGCCCATGGAcgggcagggatggggctgggctgctgcagcagagcccttGCGCTCACGGGACGCACACAGAGcagtggtggggatggggtcTTTACCTTCAGGCACCGCAGTGACACCGAGGACTTTGAGGTTGGGGTTGGGGAGTGGCAGAGCACACACGTCCCTCCCCAGCCGCTGCGACGGGGGCAGCAGGAAGGTGATCTCATACTTGTGCAGGATCTTCAGGAAGCCCACCTGGAGGGGCACAGCGGCTCTTGGGACCGAATCCCCACCCCACGGCCCCTCCCGTGGTGTAAGGAGCCCCGAGAGCCATCAGCCTCGGGTGTAAGGACCCACTGGGGGCACCTCCAGCAGCCACGCGCCGACCCCAAAGCCACCGGTACAGAACCCCGTGGGGACAGAAGGGGACATTCCTCGGCCTGGGCGATGTGAGGACACCAACCCTGTGGATAATGTGAGCGCACCGAGCTGTGCCACCAGGACCCGGGCACCGCGTGTAGGGCAcacacagcacccacagcacccacATCCACCGCCGAGTGACCCACAGCAATTGCAGGGCAACAGCCCCAAGGGGGATTTCGCATCACTCTGCTTCCTGTGACACCGGGGCACCTCGGAGCCCTTTGTTTCTTGAGGAAAGGGGACGGGGCCCCATGGTGCAGCCTTGGCGACACCCAGCCCCCCGTCCCCCCCCCGCCAGGACCCCGCAGCGCAGCActgctccccacagccctgccaggACCTTGACGAGGACGTGGCCGTCCCTCTCCTGCGTCACCATCACGGCCGAGTCTCTCAGCTTCTCATCGAAGTGGACGTGGCCGGGGTTCCCCTCGCCGGGTTGGCTGGGGGCGAAGCGCACGGCGCCCGCCTTCGCCTTGCTGCCTGCGTGGGGACGGGAAAACGGCTCCTCCAGCAGCGCCCCAACGTGCCAACCACCCCCACGGGCACGAATGGCACACGGGGGACCCCTCTCCAGGCTCTGCTCGGGGAAGGACCAAAGCAAGCGGCCCCAAAGTGCAAAGCGAGCAGAACACCGCACAAAACCTCAGCTCCCGCGGGTGCCGAGGGGACGCAGCCGTGCCCAAATCCCCCACCGTGCCCAGGAGGGACGGAGCCCCCCGCAGCAAAGCCCCCTCCGTGGCGTGGCCGCGCGCCCATCTGGCAGCAGGCAGTGAGCAGATTGCCTCCCGCTTAAAGAAAAGGCTCTTTGTGCTGCAGACGCAGATTTAATAACTCGGCATTGTCGGGGCTGGCAGGGAGTGCTGAGCCCTACGGGGGCAGAGGGGGATCGGGGAGGGGATGAGGACCCCGATGCGGCccccccagcacacagctggtCCCAATGTAACATAACACGCAGGGGGCACGGAGCGTGGCACGAGGGCTGCCGATGTGGCCAAGGCGCCAGCGTGTCCGTGGGGATGTGCCCACGGGGAGCCATCGGGGAAGCGCCACCCAGCGCCAGGTTtgtccccacagccccaaaAGCATCAGGAAAGGCCCAAATACCCAACGGGGGCACGACCAGAActgtggggcagggctggctggggTCGTGCCAGCATTGATGGGATGGGGGTGCAATGGAACCACGTGCCCTGAGCGCACC
This region includes:
- the LOC100549755 gene encoding UPF0687 protein C20orf27 homolog, translated to MRSGSARCAVLMGRGSVALPRWHPGLVGLLAVPEPWVEQNRTAPSGSALPLEQGVQLALQLGFVRCSARFALWGRLLWSFPEQSLERGPPCAIRARGGGWHVGALLEEPFSRPHAGSKAKAGAVRFAPSQPGEGNPGHVHFDEKLRDSAVMVTQERDGHVLVKVGFLKILHKYEITFLLPPSQRLGRDVCALPLPNPNLKVLGVTAVPEGYSVRCEYTAHKEGVLKEEMLLASETG